A genome region from Methylobacterium sp. FF17 includes the following:
- a CDS encoding valine--tRNA ligase, whose translation MMDKTFDPAAVEARVSAAWETGGAFRAGRPERAGAKPFTMVIPPPNVTGSLHMGHALNNTLQDILCRFERMRGRDVLWQPGTDHAGIATQMVVERRLAEAGEPGRREIGRTAFVEKVWAWKAESGGAIVNQLKRLGASCDWTRERFTMGVSGAPDDQMVRAVTKTFVDLHAQGLIYRDKRLVNWDPKFQTAISDLEVLQVEVKGHLWHFDYPIVDDTGAETGDVITVATTRPETMLGDTAVAVHPEDERYTHLVGRRVRLPLVGRLIPIIADTYSDPEKGTGAVKITPAHDFNDFEVGRRAGCTPINILDAEARVSLDGNAAFLADANPEPEALALHGLDRFAARKRVVELMEARERLRLVEPNTHAVPHGDRSNVVIEPYLTDQWYVNVKPLAERALQAVRDGKTRFVPENYEKTFFQWLENIEPWCISRQLWWGHQIPVWYDDEGGIYVATSEAEAQAQADAKRGTPVALRRDEDVLDTWFSSALWPFSTLGWPDATPELERYYPTNTLVTGKDIIFFWVARMMMLGLHVTDRVPFDTVYLHTLVRDASGAKMSKSKGNVVDPLGLIDQYGADALRFTLAAMAAQGRDIKLAVNRVEGYRNFATKLWNASRFAEMNGCVLRVDYRPEAAAESLNRWALGEAARAVAEVTAALEAYRFNDAAAAAYRFVWNIFCDWYLELAKPVLQGEGVDPALKAETQATVAFLIDQIAKLLHPFMPFLTEELWAIKGEGVPERGLLALAPWPDLAALNDADSEAEVGWLVDLVSEIRSARSETSVPAAAQIPLVVVGADDALRARATRWGDTLIRLARLSGIRFEASAPKNSVQLLVRGSVAALPLEGIVDLTAEVARLQKEAAKATAEIAKIEAKLGNADFLARAPDEVVDEQRERRDAQAARLEKISEALTRLAG comes from the coding sequence ATGATGGACAAGACCTTCGACCCCGCCGCCGTCGAGGCGCGCGTCAGTGCCGCCTGGGAGACCGGCGGCGCCTTCCGGGCCGGCCGCCCCGAGCGCGCCGGGGCGAAGCCCTTCACCATGGTGATCCCGCCACCGAACGTGACGGGCAGCCTGCACATGGGGCACGCCCTCAACAACACGCTGCAGGACATCCTCTGCCGGTTCGAGCGCATGCGCGGCCGCGACGTGCTCTGGCAGCCGGGCACCGACCATGCCGGCATCGCCACCCAGATGGTGGTGGAGCGCCGCCTCGCCGAGGCGGGGGAGCCGGGCCGGCGCGAGATCGGCCGCACCGCCTTCGTGGAGAAAGTCTGGGCCTGGAAGGCGGAATCGGGCGGGGCCATCGTCAATCAGCTGAAGCGGCTCGGCGCCTCCTGCGACTGGACGCGCGAGCGCTTCACCATGGGCGTCTCGGGCGCCCCCGACGACCAGATGGTCCGCGCCGTCACCAAGACCTTCGTGGACCTCCACGCCCAGGGGCTGATCTACCGCGACAAGCGCCTCGTGAACTGGGATCCGAAGTTCCAGACCGCGATCTCCGACCTCGAGGTGCTCCAGGTCGAAGTGAAGGGCCACCTCTGGCACTTCGACTATCCGATCGTGGACGACACCGGCGCCGAGACCGGGGACGTCATCACCGTGGCGACCACCCGGCCCGAGACCATGCTCGGCGACACGGCGGTCGCGGTCCATCCGGAGGATGAGCGCTACACCCACCTCGTCGGCCGCCGCGTGCGCCTGCCGCTGGTCGGGCGCCTCATCCCGATCATCGCCGACACCTATTCCGACCCGGAGAAGGGCACGGGTGCGGTCAAGATAACGCCGGCGCACGACTTCAACGACTTCGAGGTGGGTCGCCGCGCCGGCTGCACGCCGATCAACATTTTGGATGCGGAAGCCCGCGTAAGCCTCGACGGGAACGCGGCTTTCCTGGCGGATGCGAACCCCGAGCCGGAGGCGCTGGCTCTCCACGGACTCGACCGCTTCGCGGCGCGCAAGCGCGTGGTCGAGCTGATGGAGGCGCGGGAGCGCCTGCGTCTGGTGGAGCCCAACACCCATGCGGTCCCGCATGGCGACCGCTCCAACGTCGTCATCGAGCCCTACCTCACGGACCAGTGGTACGTGAATGTGAAGCCGCTGGCGGAGCGCGCCCTGCAGGCGGTGCGCGACGGCAAAACCCGTTTCGTGCCCGAGAATTACGAGAAGACGTTCTTCCAATGGTTGGAGAACATCGAGCCGTGGTGCATCTCGCGCCAGCTCTGGTGGGGCCACCAGATCCCGGTCTGGTACGACGACGAGGGCGGGATCTACGTCGCGACCAGCGAGGCGGAGGCACAAGCCCAGGCCGACGCGAAGCGCGGGACCCCCGTCGCCCTGCGCCGGGACGAGGACGTCCTCGACACCTGGTTCTCCTCCGCCCTGTGGCCGTTCTCGACGCTGGGCTGGCCCGACGCGACGCCGGAACTGGAGCGCTACTACCCGACGAACACCCTGGTCACGGGCAAGGACATCATCTTCTTCTGGGTCGCCCGGATGATGATGCTCGGGCTGCACGTCACCGACCGGGTGCCGTTCGACACCGTCTACCTGCACACCCTGGTGCGCGACGCGTCCGGCGCCAAGATGTCGAAGTCGAAGGGCAACGTGGTCGATCCGCTGGGACTCATCGACCAGTACGGCGCGGACGCCCTGCGCTTCACCCTCGCGGCGATGGCGGCGCAGGGGCGCGACATCAAGCTCGCGGTGAACCGGGTCGAGGGCTACCGCAACTTCGCGACGAAGCTCTGGAACGCCTCGCGCTTCGCCGAGATGAACGGCTGCGTGCTGCGCGTCGATTACCGCCCCGAGGCCGCCGCCGAATCCCTCAACCGCTGGGCCCTGGGGGAGGCGGCCCGGGCCGTCGCCGAGGTCACGGCGGCGCTCGAGGCCTACCGCTTCAACGATGCGGCGGCGGCCGCCTACCGCTTCGTCTGGAACATCTTCTGCGACTGGTACCTCGAACTGGCGAAACCCGTGCTGCAGGGGGAGGGCGTCGATCCCGCCCTGAAGGCCGAGACGCAGGCGACCGTGGCGTTCCTGATCGATCAGATCGCCAAGCTGCTGCACCCGTTCATGCCGTTCCTCACCGAGGAACTCTGGGCGATCAAGGGCGAGGGTGTTCCGGAGCGCGGCCTCCTGGCGCTCGCACCCTGGCCGGACCTCGCGGCCCTGAACGACGCCGATTCCGAGGCCGAGGTGGGCTGGCTGGTGGACCTCGTCTCCGAGATCCGCTCGGCCCGTTCGGAGACCAGCGTGCCGGCCGCCGCGCAGATCCCCCTCGTGGTGGTGGGGGCCGACGACGCCCTGCGTGCCCGCGCCACCCGCTGGGGCGACACGCTGATCCGGCTGGCGCGGCTCTCCGGGATCCGCTTCGAGGCGAGCGCCCCGAAGAACTCGGTGCAGTTGCTGGTGCGCGGCTCGGTGGCGGCCCTGCCGCTGGAGGGCATCGTGGACCTGACCGCCGAGGTCGCGCGCCTGCAGAAGGAGGCTGCCAAGGCCACGGCCGAGATCGCCAAGATCGAGGCCAAGCTCGGTAATGCGGACTTCCTCGCCCGCGCCCCCGACGAGGTGGTGGACGAGCAGCGCGAGCGCCGGGACGCCCAGGCGGCCCGCCTGGAGAAGATCTCGGAGGCGCTCACGCGGCTCGCCGGTTGA
- a CDS encoding PopZ family protein, with the protein MSAASPKVSDKAQEPSMEEILASIRRIIADDQNAKAEGPAAPRPAPPPPPENDDVLDLAEIAQPIRKPVPLDEPVVAFAKAPPEKAPIEDGQIDFDAISFDDDEPEPEPLPPPRAAAPVEPPRPEPDPWGLEPEPAPMSAPVSAATERLTSAVTDASVAQAFHMLSNTVMSSQARTLEDLVQDMLRPMLKGWLDENLPSMVERLVRAEIERVARGR; encoded by the coding sequence ATGAGTGCAGCGAGCCCCAAGGTGTCGGACAAGGCGCAGGAACCCTCGATGGAGGAGATCCTCGCCTCCATCCGTCGCATCATCGCCGACGACCAGAACGCCAAGGCCGAGGGACCGGCGGCCCCGCGTCCCGCGCCACCGCCGCCGCCCGAGAACGACGACGTGCTCGATCTCGCCGAGATCGCGCAGCCGATCCGCAAGCCCGTGCCCCTCGACGAGCCGGTGGTCGCCTTCGCCAAGGCACCGCCGGAGAAGGCGCCGATCGAGGACGGGCAGATCGACTTCGATGCGATCTCCTTCGACGACGACGAGCCCGAACCCGAGCCGCTCCCGCCGCCCCGGGCCGCCGCCCCGGTCGAACCACCGCGCCCGGAGCCCGACCCCTGGGGTCTGGAGCCGGAGCCGGCTCCGATGTCGGCCCCCGTATCGGCCGCCACCGAGCGCCTGACCTCGGCCGTCACCGACGCCAGCGTGGCGCAGGCCTTCCATATGCTCTCGAACACGGTGATGAGCAGCCAGGCCCGTACCCTGGAAGACCTCGTGCAGGACATGCTGCGTCCGATGCTGAAGGGCTGGCTCGACGAGAACCTGCCGAGCATGGTCGAGCGGCTGGTCCGGGCCGAGATCGAGCGCGTGGCGCGGGGCCGCTAG